One Waddliaceae bacterium genomic window, ATGTAGAACCCTGATCTGATTCTTCCAAAGAACCTCGAGGAGGTTGTTTGTAACATTATAACATAACACCAACATAGTGATATATAGCAGGGCCCTAGACTTCATGATACACGCAAAGTTTTTCTTCAAAGACATCTTTACCTTGTGCGATGGCGTTAAACCCTTGCAGGTATAAGGCGAGACAGTATAAAGACGACGAAATAACGCCACAATAATAACGCCACAAACAATAGACATAAAGATGAGGATTATCAACGATTGCTCCCAAAGATCGCCGCCAATAATAAGGCTCTTGATGTTGTGAGAGACGTAATACGAGATAGGGCCAGAGAAAATACCAGAACAATTTCCGCTCAACAAAATAAGAGGGTAAAACCTCGGAGCCTCGCCAATAGCCGTGCTGTCGTTGATGAAACGCCAGAAAAATAACGATAACACCATAACACCCCACATCTCGGAGACGATATAAAATAACGAAAACGACCAATACCGTATCATCATAATAAAACCACCAAAACCACGAGGAAGAATGCCCTCTAAAAAAGAAGCAAAACTATGTAGATGTAAAGCATCACGATTGGGATATAAAACGAAAATAAAAAGAAGAAGAAATGATACAAAACAAGAAATAATAATAGCACCAACAGACTCATAACGATAACGATTGAAAAGCTTGTTGAAAGAAAAGGTGCAAATCACAGCAGCAGGTAATACCGCCCATACCTTCAAAAAGGGGATGACCTCAGCACCAGAAAACTCAGCAGTAATAATTAGTGTGTCTTTGATGTCACGGAGAATGTGATAGGCAAAAGCCGCAAAAAAGTATATCCCAAGCATAGGAAGAAGCTTGCGATACTCCCCGCGCTCTATAGGCCATAAAATCTTGCGTAATCGTGAGAAAAATCCAGGACTAGAATCGTCGGTCATGAAGCACTCCTTCTATATTGTATTGTAACTACAAAAAAAAAAGAGCCCCGAACTACACGGAACCGTTTTGTTGCTTTTTAAACCCGTGATTGTGACCTATCTTTTCTTTAGCGCCATAGAGTTAGGTAAGATGGCTTAGTGCACGACAAGCGGATAGTTGTAACTATTCGCGAGGAGTAAAATGAGCCAGATTGCCTGACACTATGGATGCTATAGGAAATAGGTCTTTTTTCTTTTTTAAAAGCTCAGCTACTTAAAAACAAGCATCTTAAGCCTCGCCATTCCTTATTGTTTTTATTTACTTTTATTATCCTTATCTTGCTTCACCATATCTCTTTTTGCATCAGCACATCTACTTTGCTTCTATCCTCGCGAATGTTTTAACATTCGCTCGTCTTTCATCTTCGTATCTGTACCACTGCAAAAATTCTATGGTAAAGGATAGGCCGCAATCAAGGGTTAAAGGCTATAGAATACTATAAAATATATTTCTTTGCAACCTTTATCAGTCTGAAGCTTAAAGTTTTTTGATGTTGTCGACCTGGCGACGTAACCCCTCATCAATAACAGAACGCGATACGCAAGGAGCAGAGTCATTGATGCCCTCACAACTCTTGGACTCCTCACACCACGACTCCCTAGAAGTAAGAATCCTCGGCCACCACGGATATGTCGAACACTGCACAGGACGTGCCTCATAGATAGTACACTTGCCGCCCTCAAGAAAAACACAGTCATAGGTCTTGGGGTCCTCGAGAAGAGAGCACCTGCCATTGACAATGCGAATATAACGCTTAATGCACTCTTCAGCAGAAATGTCAAAGAAAAGTGCTATCGATGCTATCTCCTCAGGAGTAACCCATACATAACCGGGACAGCCAGAGCAACAATCACCACAACCTGTACACTCGAAATTCAAACCTTCCTTATACCAAGGGCCTTGAGGCATAATCACTCCTTAAAAAAATCGTTAAATGATGAAGGATCTTTCAATGACACACCATCACCAAAAAGATCAGTAGCAACATCATCAATATTAGCACTATCCGAAGGCCCAGCACCACACAAAACAAAATATTCGCAAAAATTGCTGCCCTCCCTGTCAATAACAGGATCAGTATCGGGAATTACACAGTCGTTCGGAAGGCCGATACGGTAATGATTACAGTTAATGCATACGTGCTGCCAACTGCCACAACCATCACATTGCAACCGAAAACCTACCTTGCCATCAGGAATTTCACCAAAATCAATACCACATTTCCAACACAACATATATCAATACCACCTTAATAGTATCACTATAACAACCAGAGATAAAAGAAG contains:
- a CDS encoding NTP/NDP exchange transporter — its product is MTDDSSPGFFSRLRKILWPIERGEYRKLLPMLGIYFFAAFAYHILRDIKDTLIITAEFSGAEVIPFLKVWAVLPAAVICTFSFNKLFNRYRYESVGAIIISCFVSFLLLFIFVLYPNRDALHLHSFASFLEGILPRGFGGFIMMIRYWSFSLFYIVSEMWGVMVLSLFFWRFINDSTAIGEAPRFYPLILLSGNCSGIFSGPISYYVSHNIKSLIIGGDLWEQSLIILIFMSIVCGVIIVALFRRLYTVSPYTCKGLTPSHKVKMSLKKNFACIMKSRALLYITMLVLCYNVTNNLLEVLWKNQIRVLHPEPRDYNAYINQVTMWIGIVSVALSLSMSGIFRRLGWTFVAMITPRILLWTSVIFLPLLLLRDSFAIGITAPLVLVVFMGSLQNVLMRASKYTLFDATKEIAFVSLTSEERRHGKSAIDGIGSRFGKSGGALLSQGFLMVFGTLSASAPYIVGILMIAIIPSFLSSTKRLGRDIEGKTA
- a CDS encoding YkgJ family cysteine cluster protein; protein product: MPQGPWYKEGLNFECTGCGDCCSGCPGYVWVTPEEIASIALFFDISAEECIKRYIRIVNGRCSLLEDPKTYDCVFLEGGKCTIYEARPVQCSTYPWWPRILTSRESWCEESKSCEGINDSAPCVSRSVIDEGLRRQVDNIKKL